The Halalkalibaculum roseum sequence ATGGCAAAAGAGACATTTCAGCGGAACAAGCCACATGTAAACATAGGAACGATAGGTCACGTAGACCACGGCAAGACGACCCTGACGGCGGCGATCACCACGGTGATGGCCAAGCACTACGGCGGGGTAGCCAAGCAGTTTGCCGACATTGACAACGCTCCCGAGGAGCGCGAGCGTGGGATTACCATTGCCACCGCCCACGTGGAGTACGAAACCGACAAGCGCCACTATGCGCATGTGGACTGCCCGGGCCACGCCGACTACGTCAAGAACATGGTGACGGGTGCGGCGCAGATGGACGGGGCTATTTTGGTAGTGGCCGCCACCGACGGACCGATGCCGCAGACCCGCGAGCACATTCTGCTGGCCCGC is a genomic window containing:
- a CDS encoding GTP-binding protein; the protein is MAKETFQRNKPHVNIGTIGHVDHGKTTLTAAITTVMAKHYGGVAKQFADIDNAPEERERGITIATAHVEYETDKRHYAHVDCPGHADYVKNMVTGAAQMDGAILVVAATDGPMPQTREHILLARQVGVPQLVVFMNKTDLVDDEELIELVELEVRELLSS